A stretch of the Chanos chanos chromosome 1, fChaCha1.1, whole genome shotgun sequence genome encodes the following:
- the LOC115804593 gene encoding macrophage-expressed gene 1 protein-like: MGLIAVVLLMLASFCGVCDLFPHVRPDNGLRECRRNLSLTALEVLPGGGWDNLRNMDMGRVMNLSYSQCQTTEDGTYFIPDEVFVIPQKISGVETSSEIIDSWLDHQSSTAQSINSDASFITTLNAKFSVENQRVKIHQIEDNSVTTRVQVRNHLYTVKAYPDFTVDIRFAEQVQEIADAIENNQTRRATYLSEKLVLDYGTHVLTSIDVGATLVQEDYLRATYVYSSETDKFNITASAGLNFFDKVKFDIGSKESKETSEIRSYRSNITYSLIQSHGGALFYPGISLQKWQESTLNNLVAIDRAGLPIHYFLNPLMFPELPVPTLRKLAHRVSKAVELYYKINSRPGCVDPTSQNFNFQANIDDGSCDGPATNLSFGGVYQNCTMQTSDAGPICQELAQENPDTGSFSCREPYIPTLLRSEKREEGYTQYECSRSCHSCWIFFDCCDEVCGDFYHVRRAVINTYWCSTNQKTAKFSGYLFGGLYGPTLQNPFTKTRSCPLNFFPRKFLSDGLMICLSNEYETAVGQAFGGFFSCEAGNPMAGGQAHCPPQFSQHLAEISDGCQVLFCVKSNAFSESKLLPIHLPPFKRASLINMLTTNTVAVLTEGDQAWVRVAGTKMWKLATPEEIGHLEKTLKGVGPQISVGGRIGIAITVIVVTTLVIVWIVWGIKKKRRLSGFRANSGYEEIHGRAEVRQQENLDESPTQPLLA, translated from the exons ATGGGCCTGATTGCTGTTGTTCTGCTGATGCTCGCAAGCTTTTGTGGTGTCTGTGATCTTTTCCCACACGTTCGTCCTGACAATGGACTTCGTGAATGCCGCAGAAACCTGTCCTTAACAGCACTGGAAGTTCTTCCAGGCGGAGGCTGGGACAACCTGCGTAACATGGACATGGGACGAGTGATGAACCTCAGCTATTCCCAGTGCCAGACCACAGAAGATGGTACGTACTTCATCCCAGACGAGGTCTTTGTCATCCCACAGAAGATAAGCGGTGTGGAGACAAGCTCAGAAATCATCGACTCGTGGCTTGACCACCAAAGCTCCACTGCACAGTCCATCAACAGCGATGCTTCCTTCATCACCACACTCAATGCCAAATTCTCAGTCGAGAACCAACGTGTAAAAATACATCAGATAGAAGACAATTCTGTCACCACTCGTGTTCAG GTGCGTAATCACCTTTACACTGTAAAGGCATATCCTGACTTCACAGTGGACATCCGATTTGCTGAACAAGTACAAGAAATCGCAGATGCTATTGAAAACAACCAGACCCGTCGAGCAACATACCTTTCAGAGAAGCTAGTACTGGATTATGGCACACATGTCCTGACAAGCATTGATGTTGGTGCTACTTTAGTGCAGGAGGACTATCTCAGGGCCACCTATGTTTACAGTAGTGAGACTGACAAATTTAATATTACAGCATCTGCTGGTCTAAATTTTTTTGATAAGGTTAAATTTGACATTGGTAGCAAGGAGTCAAAAGAAACCTCTGAGATCCGTTCCTATCGTAGTAACATCACATACTCTTTGATCCAGAGTCATGGGGGGGCCTTGTTCTACCCTGGTATCTCTTTGCAGAAGTGGCAGGAGAGCACGCTCAACAATCTGGTGGCCATTGACCGTGCTGGACTGCCAATCCACTATTTTCTGAACCCACTCATGTTTCCAGAACTCCCAGTGCCAACTCTTCGCAAACTAGCTCACAGGGTGTCAAAAGCAGTTGAACTTTACTACAAAATTAATAGTCGTCCAGGATGTGTGGATCCTACATCACAAAATTTCAACTTTCAGGCAAACATTGATGATGGTTCGTGTGATGGTCCTGCCACCAACCTTAGCTTTGGTGGGGTATACCAGAACTGTACAATGCAGACATCTGATGCAGGTCCAATCTGTCAAGAACTAGCACAGGAAAACCCAGACACAGGTTCTTTTTCATGTCGTGAACCATACATTCCAACCCTTTTACGATCTGAAAAACGAGAGGAGGGTTATACTCAGTATGAGTGTAGTAGATCTTGTCACTCATGCTGGATTTTCTTTGATTGTTGTGATGAGGTGTGCGGAGATTTCTATCATGTACGAAGGGCTGTCATTAACACCTACTGGTGTTCCACAAATCAGAAAACCGCTAAATTTTCTGGATACCTCTTTGGAGGGCTTTATGGCCCAACCCTCCAGAACCCATTCACAAAGACCAGAAGTTGCCCTCTAAACTTCTTTCCCAGAAAATTTCTTTCTGATGGTTTGATGATCTGTCTGAGCAATGAATATGAGACAGCTGTTGGACAGGCTTTTGGTGGTTTCTTTAGTTGCGAGGCTGGTAACCCAATGGCTGGTGGTCAAGCCCACTGTCCACCACAGTTTAGCCAACATCTTGCTGAAATAAGTGACGGGTGTCAGgttctgttttgtgtgaaatCAAATGCATTCAGTGAAAGCAAATTACTGCCCATCCATTTACCACCTTTTAAGCGAGCTTCACTGATCAACATgctcaccacaaacacagtaGCAGTGCTGACAGAGGGAGATCAAGCATGGGTTAGAGTTGCAGGAACAAAAATGTGGAAGTTGGCTACTCCTGAAGAGATTGGGCATCTGGAAAAAACCTTAAAAGGGGTTGGCCCCCAGATATCAGTTGGTGGAAGGATTGGAATAGCCATCACTGTGATTGTAGTAACAACCCTGGTAATAGTATGGATTGTTTGGGggataaaaaagaaacggagGCTTTCTGGGTTCAGAGCAAACAGTGGCTATGAGGAGATCCATGGCAGGGCTGAAGTCAGGCAACAAGAGAATCTGGATGAAAGCCCCACGCAACCTCTGCTAGCATGA
- the LOC115818375 gene encoding macrophage-expressed gene 1 protein-like, with the protein MELKSSSILVFCTLIQVSFHHPLSRPSNGLRECRKNSSLTALEVLPGGGWDNLRNLDMGRVMNFSYSQCQTTEDGVYLIPDEVFVIPRKTSGVESNSQIISSWLEQSSSTSFSVNSDVSFFSVLNAKFSTENKRMKTHQVRESSVTARVQVRNHLYTVRAYPDFTLDTRFARQAEEIADAIENNQTRQAAYLSERLILDYGTHVITSVDAGATLVNEDYLRASYVSNNQQAQSSISASAGLNFFNKVKFDIGTKYSHETTETHNYQDNITYSITLSHGGALFYPGISLQKWQESTLNNLVAIDRAGLPIHYFLSPAMFPDLPIPTVHKLALSVKQAAGRYYEVNTHPGCVKPDSKNFNFQANVDDDSCEGPATNHSFGGVYQRCVRLTEDADPICQAQAQKNPATGDYSCKQPYSATLLRSEIREEGYSKYGCHRQCHRCWLVAKCCKDVCGDSYYVRRARIDTYWCSTDQKVPEFSGYLFGGLYGPSLQNPLTKSNSCPPNFFPQKLLSNGLMVCLSTDYETGTRFSVPFGGIFSCQAPNPLARNESRCPPQFSQHLAAISDGCQVQYCVQSGVFTGGQLLPIQLPPFTRPPLMKMLVTNTVAVMTEGDRAWVRLGDSKMWKLAKPEEVNQMSKMFDESSFHMTGGEKFGVALGFIALIALVMIVVVLVVKKRKRLSGLRGKTGYEEINDDGVTGIEVEGETEQQSENQNESPTQALLE; encoded by the exons ATGGAGCTGAAATCTTCCTCCATTCTCGTCTTCTGCACTTTAATTCAGGTCTCCTTTCATCATCCACTCAGTCGTCCAAGCAATGGTCTTCGTGAGTGTCGCAAAAACTCATCCTTGACAGCTCTGGAGGTGCTGCCTGGTGGAGGCTGGGACAACCTGCGTAACCTGGACATGGGACGGGTCATGAACTTCAGCTATTCACAGTGTCAGACCACAGAGGATGGTGTTTATCTCATCCCAGATGAAGTCTTTGTCATACCACGGAAAACAAGTGGAGTAGAGTCAAACTCACAGATCATCTCCTCATGGCTTGAGCAGAGCAGCTCCACTTCATTCTCTGTCAATAGTGATGTGTCATTCTTCTCTGTGCTTAATGCCAAGTTCTCAACTGAAAACAAACGGATGAAAACCCATCAAGTCAGAGAGAGCTCAGTTACAGCTCGTGTTCAG GTGCGCAATCATCTCTACACAGTGAGGGCTTATCCTGATTTCACACTGGACACTCGTTTTGCTCGTCAGGCAGAGGAGATTGCTGATGCCATTGAGAACAACCAGACTCGTCAAGCTGCGTACCTGTCAGAGAGGCTAATTCTTGATTACGGCACGCATGTCATAACAAGCGTTGATGCTGGTGCCACTTTAGTCAATGAGGACTATCTCAGGGCATCTTATGTGTCCAATAATCAGCAAGCTCAGTCTTCAATTTCTGCGTCAGCTGGTTTAAACTTCTTTAATAAAGTTAAATTTGACATTGGCACTAAGTACAGCCATGAGACAACTGAAACTCATAATTATCAAGACAACATTACATATTCTATAACACTGAGCCATGGAGGAGCTTTGTTCTACCCTGGAATATCTTTGCAGAAGTGGCAAGAGAGTACACTCAATAATCTGGTGGCTATTGACCGTGCTGGACTGCCAATTCACTATTTTCTGAGTCCAGCCATGTTTCCCGATCTCCCAATACCAACTGTCCATAAACTAGCACTATCTGTGAAGCAGGCTGCAGGGCGTTACTATGAAGTCAACACGCATCCAGGATGTGTGAAACCAGACTCGAAGAATTTTAATTTTCAGGCAAATGTTGATGATGACTCTTGTGAAGGTCCAGCCACAAACCATAGCTTTGGTGGAGTTTACCAACGATGCGTTAGATTAACTGAAGACGCAGATCCAATCTGCcaggcacaggcacagaaaaACCCAGCCACAGGTGATTACTCATGTAAACAGCCTTACAGTGCTACCCTCTTACGTTCTGAAATACGAGAAGAGGGTTATAGTAAATATGGGTGCCATCGCCAATGCCATCGGTGTTGGCTTGTTGCAAAGTGCTGTAAAGATGTCTGTGGAGATTCTTATTATGTTCGACGGGCACGCATTGACACCTACTGGTGTTCCACAGACCAGAAAGTTCCAGAATTTTCTGGATACCTCTTTGGGGGGCTATATGGCCCATCTCTGCAGAACCCATTAACCAAATCCAACAGCTGCCCCCCCaacttttttccacaaaaattACTCTCTAATGGCCTGATGGTGTGTCTGAGCACTGACTATGAGACAGGGACAAGGTTCTCTGTTCCATTTGGAGGTATTTTCAGTTGCCAGGCCCCTAACCCACTGGCAAGAAATGAATCTCGCTGTCCACCACAGTTCAGTCAGCACCTCGCAGCCATAAGCGACGGATGTCAGGTCCAGTATTGTGTTCAGTCAGGTGTGTTCACAGGAGGGCAATTATTGCCCATCCAATTACCACCTTTTACACGGCCTCCACTGATGAAGATGCTTGTCACAAATACAGTGGCAGTGATGACAGAAGGTGACCGAGCTTGGGTTAGACTTGGCGATTCAAAGATGTGGAAGTTGGCTAAACCTGAGGAAGTGAACCAAATGTCTAAAATGTTTGATGAGTCTTCATTCCATATGACAGGGGGAGAAAAGTTTGGTGTAGCCCTTGGTTTCATCGCCCTGATTGCTCTGGTGATGATAGTGGTAGTTTTGGtcgtgaaaaagagaaagagattgtcTGGTCTGAGAGGGAAAACAGGATATGAGGAGATTAATGATGATGGAGTGACTGGGATTGAAGTGGAAGGTGAAACAGAGCAACAGTCAGAGAATCAGAACGAAAGCCCCACTCAGGCTCTGCTTGAGTGA